A genomic window from Flavobacterium phycosphaerae includes:
- a CDS encoding TorF family putative porin: protein MKHNKRLLVLLFMIVSAIGFSQENESEKDTVSIANEKKLDLNVDIVSRYLWRGQCWGGDYVAVQPTIEYAVTPKFSLGFWATTNFKGDYFYPDGETAYKGYQEIDFYATYQLNDFLQFQLWDYYWPSVSKVEGVDNGFFNYGKDGTKTVDAMLYFDFSEGYKFPFNATISTLVAGNDYRYDADGENPKQNFTTYLELGYTFTLFEKSASKVLNSIELAPVIGAVLNNKAEYYSYADYDEASFVNMGLKATKEFDLGNGITMPLSLNYIHNGAKNNTETFGKNFLVAGISFSY, encoded by the coding sequence ATGAAGCATAATAAAAGGCTATTAGTATTACTTTTTATGATAGTTTCAGCTATCGGTTTTTCACAGGAAAACGAGTCTGAAAAAGATACGGTAAGCATAGCAAACGAAAAAAAACTCGATTTAAATGTTGATATTGTCAGTCGCTATCTTTGGCGTGGACAATGCTGGGGTGGTGATTATGTAGCAGTTCAACCAACGATTGAATATGCTGTAACGCCTAAATTTTCGTTAGGTTTTTGGGCGACAACCAATTTCAAAGGAGATTATTTTTATCCGGATGGAGAAACAGCTTACAAAGGATATCAGGAAATCGATTTTTATGCCACTTACCAACTTAATGATTTTTTACAGTTTCAACTTTGGGATTATTATTGGCCCTCTGTGAGTAAAGTAGAGGGAGTTGATAATGGTTTCTTCAATTATGGCAAAGACGGAACCAAAACCGTAGACGCTATGTTGTACTTCGATTTTTCGGAAGGCTATAAATTTCCTTTTAATGCTACGATTAGTACTTTAGTTGCAGGAAATGATTACCGTTATGATGCTGATGGCGAAAATCCGAAACAAAATTTCACTACTTATCTAGAGCTCGGTTATACTTTTACTTTATTTGAAAAATCTGCTTCTAAAGTCCTTAATTCAATTGAATTAGCGCCGGTAATTGGTGCGGTTTTAAATAATAAAGCGGAGTACTATTCGTATGCCGATTATGATGAAGCTTCTTTTGTGAATATGGGACTCAAAGCCACTAAGGAATTTGATTTGGGCAATGGAATCACTATGCCATTATCTTTAAATTATATTCACAACGGAGCGAAGAACAATACAGAAACATTCGGGAAAAATTTTCTAGTAGCAGGAATTAGTTTCAGTTATTAA
- a CDS encoding ATP-binding protein: MTLKKTFPKILWLIISSSIFFIILYFALFYYTKKAEKQVYANSVEHFDNEVSKLLEVNAKPILVAINNDTNWDEFVNFIKDRNVKWYNESIGNELNIYEADYLGVYDVNKKFIIRTETPKIKSVDFIPKAEMDLLNKVGINKFYMKIPEGIVEVTGAAIHPSDDPLKNKTKASGYFFVVRLLDQKFIKNLEKLTSSSIEILDNYADLNEEKNKIRSLSPLKDYNNQLVAELSFKRNFAVYFENTTNLLYVIIVAFFVNLLVNLIYTRRLVYYPLDLIRRVLETGNKKAIRELKKTTGEFSYIGNLFEENSNQKIELIKAKIKAEESDRLKSSFLANLSHEIRTPMNAINGFTELIINTDINETEKLEYLNVIEKSGKNLVSIIDDLIEMSKIDSNQIVPNFAVVNLESCVNELYETVKITIKNKAIDFKLIKSKTPAEFNILTDDIKLKQVIINLLTNAIKFTDEGEVTFGYEIDEKRDLINFTVRDTGLGIDEDNHKNIFDRFKRVDSDISIKVGGLGLGLAISKAYVELLGGTISLESKVGVGSTFYFSIPLKYAKVEHIVVKPINNIELIKSEEEVILIAEDDNINFLLFQKMMQNKNFKILRAINGQEAVDICINNPNIDLVLMDIKMPLMNGFEALEQIRPIRPTLPIIAQTAYSSSDDKLKIEEAGFTDYITKPLNRERLFELVDKYLRKKNENEA; this comes from the coding sequence ATGACATTAAAAAAGACATTTCCTAAGATACTTTGGTTGATAATCTCCTCGAGTATATTCTTTATAATACTCTATTTTGCATTGTTTTATTATACCAAAAAAGCAGAAAAACAAGTCTATGCTAATTCTGTTGAACATTTTGATAATGAGGTGAGTAAGTTGTTGGAGGTTAATGCAAAACCTATATTGGTAGCCATTAATAATGATACGAATTGGGATGAATTTGTAAACTTTATCAAAGATAGAAATGTAAAATGGTATAATGAATCGATAGGTAATGAATTGAATATTTATGAGGCTGACTATCTGGGTGTATACGATGTGAATAAAAAATTTATAATCAGAACGGAAACACCCAAAATAAAATCGGTAGACTTCATTCCTAAAGCTGAAATGGACTTGTTGAACAAAGTGGGCATCAACAAATTCTATATGAAAATTCCGGAAGGAATTGTTGAAGTCACCGGAGCCGCAATTCACCCTTCAGATGATCCATTAAAAAATAAAACAAAGGCTTCAGGCTACTTCTTTGTGGTTAGATTATTAGATCAAAAATTCATCAAAAATTTAGAAAAATTAACTAGTTCTTCTATTGAAATTCTTGACAATTACGCAGATTTAAACGAAGAAAAAAACAAAATAAGATCGTTAAGTCCCCTGAAAGATTACAACAATCAACTGGTGGCAGAGCTTTCTTTTAAAAGAAATTTTGCAGTCTATTTTGAAAACACTACCAACTTACTCTATGTTATCATAGTGGCGTTCTTTGTAAACCTTTTGGTTAATTTGATTTACACCCGAAGATTAGTGTATTATCCCTTAGACTTAATACGAAGAGTGCTGGAAACCGGTAATAAAAAAGCCATACGTGAGTTAAAGAAAACCACAGGGGAGTTTAGTTATATTGGTAATTTATTCGAAGAAAACAGCAATCAAAAAATAGAGTTGATAAAGGCTAAAATCAAAGCGGAGGAAAGCGATAGGTTGAAGTCATCCTTTTTGGCCAATTTATCACACGAGATTCGAACCCCAATGAATGCTATCAATGGATTTACGGAACTCATTATCAATACCGATATCAATGAAACAGAAAAACTGGAGTATTTGAACGTTATCGAAAAAAGCGGAAAAAATCTGGTTTCCATTATTGATGATTTGATTGAAATGTCAAAAATTGATTCGAATCAGATTGTGCCGAATTTTGCAGTAGTTAATTTAGAATCTTGCGTCAATGAGCTTTATGAAACCGTAAAAATTACGATTAAAAATAAGGCAATCGATTTTAAATTGATTAAAAGTAAAACTCCTGCTGAGTTCAATATACTAACCGATGATATCAAATTGAAGCAGGTTATTATTAACTTATTGACGAATGCCATCAAGTTTACCGATGAAGGAGAAGTTACTTTTGGTTACGAAATTGACGAAAAAAGAGACCTCATCAATTTCACTGTCAGAGATACCGGACTGGGTATTGATGAAGACAATCACAAAAATATCTTCGATCGATTTAAACGTGTAGATAGTGATATTTCTATCAAAGTGGGAGGTCTTGGATTGGGCTTAGCCATTTCAAAAGCTTATGTCGAATTGTTAGGAGGAACAATAAGTCTGGAATCAAAAGTTGGTGTAGGCTCTACGTTTTATTTCTCTATTCCGTTGAAGTATGCCAAAGTAGAGCATATAGTGGTAAAACCAATCAACAACATTGAGTTAATCAAATCAGAAGAAGAAGTTATCCTGATTGCCGAAGATGATAATATCAATTTCCTATTGTTCCAAAAAATGATGCAGAACAAAAATTTCAAAATTTTGCGAGCTATCAATGGGCAGGAAGCGGTTGATATTTGCATCAATAATCCCAATATAGATTTGGTGCTAATGGATATCAAAATGCCATTGATGAATGGTTTCGAAGCTTTAGAACAAATAAGACCAATTCGTCCTACCTTGCCTATAATTGCTCAAACGGCCTATTCTTCATCGGATGACAAACTTAAAATTGAAGAAGCCGGTTTTACCGATTACATCACAAAGCCTTTAAATAGAGAGCGTTTATTTGAATTAGTAGATAAATATTTGCGTAAAAAAAACGAAAATGAAGCATAA
- a CDS encoding FAD:protein FMN transferase: MKKIIIIGFLFCVALSYAQEPVKLEGYAQGTTYHITYFDKKNRNWQTQIDTLLRQFDLSVSTYIPNSIISKINTNKPNVKVDKYFITCFKKAKEVWKNTHGAFDPTVYPLVNAWGFGPGKKQKIEQSKIDSMLQFVGFDLIALKGKRIIKKDPRVALDFNAFAQGYSVDVVSDFLKSKGIRNFIVEIGGEVYAHGKKPNGENWKVGIEQPYDNKESENPYNIIANLENLALATSGNYRRFIIENGVKYAHHLDPKTGYPTKNNLLSASIFSKQCIASDANATGVLVMGLDKAKVFLQQHPELQAYLIYSDEKGNFKTYSTDGLSAILEKTK, encoded by the coding sequence ATGAAAAAAATTATCATTATTGGCTTTCTTTTTTGTGTAGCATTGAGTTATGCACAAGAACCCGTTAAATTAGAAGGCTATGCCCAAGGCACTACTTATCATATTACTTATTTTGATAAAAAAAACAGAAATTGGCAAACCCAAATCGATACGCTTTTAAGACAATTTGACTTGTCGGTTTCTACCTATATTCCCAATTCAATTATATCAAAAATAAACACTAATAAACCTAATGTAAAGGTCGATAAATATTTTATTACTTGTTTTAAAAAAGCCAAAGAAGTTTGGAAAAACACTCACGGTGCTTTCGACCCAACAGTGTATCCATTAGTCAACGCTTGGGGCTTCGGGCCGGGGAAAAAACAAAAAATAGAACAATCCAAAATCGACAGTATGCTTCAATTTGTAGGCTTTGATTTGATTGCCTTAAAAGGAAAAAGAATCATTAAAAAAGATCCACGAGTAGCACTTGATTTTAACGCTTTTGCCCAAGGCTATTCAGTAGATGTAGTCTCCGATTTTTTGAAATCAAAAGGAATTCGAAACTTTATTGTTGAAATTGGCGGTGAAGTTTATGCTCATGGTAAAAAACCGAATGGCGAAAACTGGAAAGTTGGCATTGAACAACCTTATGACAATAAAGAAAGTGAAAACCCTTATAACATTATTGCCAATCTTGAAAATTTGGCATTAGCTACTTCGGGAAATTACCGCCGATTTATTATAGAAAACGGAGTAAAATATGCTCACCACCTTGATCCGAAAACCGGTTATCCTACCAAAAACAATTTACTCAGTGCTTCTATATTTTCAAAACAATGTATTGCCTCTGATGCAAATGCTACCGGGGTTTTGGTTATGGGATTGGATAAAGCGAAAGTATTTTTACAACAGCATCCGGAATTACAAGCTTATCTGATTTATTCAGATGAAAAAGGGAATTTCAAGACCTACAGCACTGATGGACTGTCTGCCATTTTAGAAAAAACAAAATAA
- a CDS encoding T9SS type A sorting domain-containing protein, with protein sequence MKRVLLNLGLVVMLCFGANMNAQTAGTLTFTYTQPQPTSPSLNQGVKNVYAVWIENGTGTFIKTKCRYTSTSTDDHLPTWASKSGCSSTTVATGSTCNTTDASTGATRTTSTSPTAFGAKTITWDGKNVVGATNGTTVVDGTYKIWVESSWNDGANNIHNELIGFTFTKGPNEQTLTPTGDTYINSVTLHWLPTALSVEQNLTENPVVVIYPVPSKGIFNIDAKNEVKSIKVYDLLGKIVYQQEMKQSVVNTTLSVDLSNVTAGNYIISLQNDNGVSNYEVIVSK encoded by the coding sequence ATGAAAAGAGTACTACTGAATTTAGGTTTAGTTGTTATGTTATGCTTTGGTGCCAATATGAATGCACAAACTGCAGGGACATTAACATTTACCTATACTCAACCACAGCCTACGAGCCCTTCCTTAAATCAAGGAGTTAAGAATGTTTACGCCGTTTGGATTGAAAATGGTACCGGAACATTTATTAAAACAAAATGCCGTTACACTTCTACATCAACAGATGACCATTTGCCTACTTGGGCCAGCAAATCAGGATGTTCAAGCACCACAGTAGCTACAGGATCTACTTGTAATACTACTGATGCTTCTACCGGAGCCACAAGAACTACTTCCACAAGCCCAACTGCTTTTGGTGCCAAAACGATTACCTGGGACGGAAAAAATGTAGTAGGAGCTACCAATGGAACTACCGTTGTAGATGGAACCTATAAAATTTGGGTAGAAAGTTCCTGGAATGATGGTGCCAATAATATTCACAACGAGTTAATTGGCTTTACTTTTACCAAGGGTCCTAACGAGCAAACACTTACTCCAACCGGAGATACTTACATTAATTCGGTTACCTTACATTGGTTACCAACGGCTTTGTCGGTAGAGCAAAATTTAACAGAAAATCCGGTAGTTGTTATCTACCCGGTTCCTTCAAAAGGCATTTTTAATATTGATGCAAAAAACGAAGTGAAAAGTATCAAGGTATATGATTTGTTGGGCAAAATAGTTTACCAACAGGAAATGAAACAATCGGTTGTCAATACTACGCTTAGTGTTGATTTATCTAATGTGACAGCGGGTAATTATATCATTAGTTTGCAAAACGATAATGGCGTTTCCAATTATGAAGTCATAGTTAGTAAATAA
- a CDS encoding YceI family protein: MKKVIIIAVAFLMSGMVFSQKMLTRSGEIKFDATVPGATDLVYATNSTVSSIFDKTTGDLVVQAMVKSFKFKLPLMEEHFNENYMESDKLPKASFKGKVLSYDGKSGNYDVEGDLTIHGVTNKIKTKMTLAADGNKLIISGGFNIKLADYKIAVPALAKKTLAETAKITLKLPMENK; the protein is encoded by the coding sequence ATGAAAAAAGTAATAATCATCGCAGTAGCATTTTTAATGAGTGGAATGGTTTTTTCACAAAAAATGCTAACCCGTTCAGGAGAAATAAAATTTGACGCTACCGTTCCCGGTGCAACCGATTTAGTTTATGCAACCAATAGTACAGTTTCCAGTATTTTTGATAAAACTACCGGTGATTTAGTGGTACAAGCTATGGTCAAATCGTTCAAATTCAAATTGCCATTGATGGAAGAACATTTCAATGAAAATTATATGGAAAGCGATAAGCTGCCAAAAGCCAGTTTCAAAGGAAAAGTGTTGAGCTATGATGGTAAATCAGGAAATTATGATGTTGAAGGTGACTTAACCATTCACGGAGTTACCAATAAAATTAAAACCAAAATGACCTTGGCTGCTGATGGCAATAAGCTGATTATTTCGGGAGGATTCAATATTAAGTTAGCAGACTACAAGATAGCAGTTCCTGCACTGGCCAAAAAGACCTTGGCGGAAACCGCCAAAATTACTTTAAAATTACCCATGGAAAACAAATAG
- a CDS encoding DUF5777 family beta-barrel protein yields MKLSKMAGSALLLIAFHTASAQDLMSELDSVPKQKEITASAFKGLQVCSMQSTKMTNKNEWYFLVSHRFGDLKEGINNFFGFDNALTKIGGIYGVTNWLNISLARHTYNKTFEAGLKYRLANQMEDGFPVTIVGYNTLDVNGSKFDKALYPNFKQSNRLAYSTQLLISRKFSDAISLEVVPVYIHKNLYDLQPGTDKKDQFVVGMGGRCKISKRISFNLEYAARVNPEEHEYYHNPLTAGFDIDTGGHVFQLVFSNAQPMNDIAYFTNATGKWNGGSVYFGFNLYRVF; encoded by the coding sequence ATGAAATTAAGTAAAATGGCGGGTTCAGCGCTCTTGCTCATTGCTTTTCACACAGCAAGTGCACAAGATTTGATGAGTGAACTCGATTCGGTGCCAAAACAAAAAGAAATTACCGCATCAGCTTTCAAAGGATTGCAAGTTTGTAGCATGCAGTCAACTAAAATGACCAACAAAAACGAATGGTATTTTTTAGTGTCTCACCGCTTTGGTGATTTAAAAGAAGGAATTAATAATTTCTTCGGTTTCGATAACGCATTAACTAAAATTGGTGGGATTTATGGAGTGACCAATTGGTTAAACATCAGTTTAGCTCGTCACACTTATAATAAAACTTTTGAAGCCGGTTTAAAATACCGATTGGCCAATCAAATGGAAGATGGTTTTCCGGTTACTATAGTTGGCTACAATACTTTAGATGTTAACGGTTCTAAGTTCGATAAAGCTTTATACCCTAATTTCAAACAATCTAATCGTTTAGCTTATTCAACCCAATTGTTGATTTCAAGAAAATTTTCTGATGCAATTTCACTCGAAGTTGTTCCGGTGTACATTCACAAAAACCTTTATGATTTACAACCCGGGACAGATAAAAAAGACCAATTTGTAGTAGGTATGGGTGGTAGATGTAAAATATCAAAACGCATTAGTTTCAATTTAGAATATGCAGCTCGTGTAAACCCGGAAGAGCATGAATACTATCACAATCCGTTAACAGCAGGTTTTGATATTGATACCGGAGGTCACGTATTTCAGTTGGTTTTCTCCAATGCACAACCAATGAATGATATTGCCTATTTTACCAATGCTACCGGAAAATGGAATGGCGGAAGTGTTTATTTTGGATTTAATTTATATAGAGTTTTTTAA
- a CDS encoding OB-fold protein, protein MSRKIKFLIFVIVVLAVGFFAVRYYVYHGGKRDIQAEDTAFTVTSAAIVAEFTSNVEASNKKYLEKPIAVSGTVTSVKGTEVILDNTVNCSFTTANTIVKVNQKATVKGRVVGFDDLLGELRLDQCNISTNK, encoded by the coding sequence ATGAGCAGAAAAATAAAGTTTTTAATTTTTGTAATTGTCGTGTTAGCCGTTGGTTTTTTTGCCGTTCGCTATTATGTGTATCACGGGGGTAAACGCGACATACAAGCTGAAGATACTGCCTTTACTGTAACTTCTGCCGCTATAGTTGCCGAGTTTACTTCTAATGTTGAGGCTTCTAATAAAAAATATTTAGAAAAACCGATAGCGGTTTCCGGTACGGTAACTTCGGTAAAAGGTACTGAAGTAATATTAGATAATACAGTAAATTGCAGTTTTACTACAGCCAATACCATTGTCAAAGTGAATCAAAAAGCAACAGTCAAAGGTCGCGTAGTTGGCTTTGACGATCTTTTAGGAGAACTGAGGCTAGATCAATGTAACATATCAACCAATAAATAA
- a CDS encoding B12-binding domain-containing radical SAM protein, whose product MKDLLLLTPPFTQLNTPYPATAYLKGFLNTKNKSAFQMDLGIEVILELFSKQGMQNIFNQATKVPSRTLETSQNLQRIYSLREEYIKTIAAVIKFLQGKNQTLARQICSGNFLPQAARFEQLDDMEWAFGSMGMQDKAKHLATLYLEDLSDFIIECIDENFGFSRYAERLGRSANSFDEMYAYLQKETTYIDTITLKILEEKLNKVQPKLVCISVPFPGNLYSAFRIAQFIKKHYPNTKIAMGGGFPNTELRDLKDKRVFEFFDFITLDDGELPIELLLEAVCHTELVEVPLKRTFLLENNEVVYKNNSTQPDYKQSQVGTPDYSDLLLDKYISVIEIANPMHSLWSDGRWNKLTMAHGCYWGKCTFCDISLDYIKVYEPIAAKLLVDRMEELIAQTGENGFHFVDEAAPPALMRELALEILRRNLAVTWWTNIRFEKSFTSDLCVLLKASGCIAVSGGLEVASDRLLALIKKGVTVEQVAQVTSNFTESGIMVHAYLMYGYPTQTIKETVDSLEMVRQLFELGVIQSGFWHQFAMTAHSPVGLFPEAFGVIPELNEISFANNDIQFKDKTGINHDKFSFGLKKSLFNYMHGIGFEYELQDWFDFKIPKTTIPADFIITSLEKEQLLSTKPSAKIIWLGGKPKTEIFSKYKKGHSWEMMQLSFHSNTGKIEIAVEKEKGEWLAAILDTLSVTNQKGQTFAQLKADFETQFDDFELFWYSKPMVTLRDFGLLTV is encoded by the coding sequence ATGAAAGACCTCCTGCTCCTTACGCCGCCTTTTACCCAACTCAATACGCCTTACCCCGCAACGGCTTATTTGAAAGGTTTTTTAAATACCAAAAACAAATCCGCTTTTCAAATGGATTTAGGTATTGAAGTAATTTTGGAGCTCTTTTCAAAGCAAGGGATGCAAAATATATTTAACCAAGCCACAAAGGTTCCTTCAAGAACCTTAGAAACATCTCAAAACCTGCAACGTATTTATTCGCTTCGAGAGGAATATATTAAAACCATTGCAGCGGTAATCAAATTTCTGCAAGGCAAAAATCAAACTTTAGCTCGTCAAATTTGTAGCGGTAATTTTCTCCCGCAAGCGGCCCGCTTCGAACAGTTAGATGATATGGAATGGGCATTCGGCTCTATGGGAATGCAGGATAAAGCCAAACATTTAGCCACACTTTACCTCGAAGATTTATCCGATTTTATTATTGAATGCATAGATGAAAATTTCGGCTTCAGCCGCTATGCCGAACGCTTAGGAAGAAGCGCCAATTCTTTTGACGAAATGTACGCCTATCTGCAAAAAGAAACCACTTATATCGATACCATTACACTAAAAATCCTCGAAGAAAAACTCAACAAAGTGCAACCAAAACTGGTCTGCATTTCTGTTCCCTTTCCCGGAAACTTATACAGTGCTTTTCGTATCGCCCAATTCATAAAAAAACACTATCCCAACACAAAAATAGCGATGGGAGGAGGTTTTCCCAATACGGAACTCCGTGATTTAAAAGATAAAAGAGTATTCGAATTCTTTGATTTCATCACACTAGACGATGGCGAACTGCCAATTGAATTACTTTTAGAAGCAGTTTGTCACACTGAGCTTGTCGAAGTGCCTCTCAAAAGAACTTTTTTACTCGAAAACAATGAAGTAGTTTATAAAAACAACAGTACCCAACCCGACTACAAACAATCTCAAGTTGGCACGCCTGATTATTCCGATTTGCTGTTGGATAAATACATATCAGTTATCGAAATCGCCAACCCTATGCATAGTTTGTGGAGCGATGGCCGTTGGAACAAACTAACGATGGCACACGGTTGCTATTGGGGAAAGTGCACATTCTGCGACATTTCTCTCGATTACATCAAAGTATACGAACCAATAGCCGCAAAATTGCTAGTAGATCGAATGGAAGAACTAATAGCACAAACTGGCGAAAATGGTTTTCATTTTGTAGACGAAGCTGCCCCACCGGCATTGATGCGTGAACTGGCGTTGGAAATTCTCCGTCGCAACCTAGCCGTAACTTGGTGGACAAACATTCGCTTCGAAAAAAGCTTTACTAGCGATTTATGTGTATTACTGAAAGCATCAGGCTGTATAGCCGTTTCAGGAGGGTTAGAAGTAGCTTCCGATCGATTGTTAGCGCTAATTAAAAAAGGCGTAACCGTTGAACAAGTCGCTCAAGTTACCAGCAATTTCACCGAAAGTGGTATCATGGTACACGCCTATTTGATGTATGGCTATCCAACCCAAACCATTAAGGAAACGGTAGACAGTTTAGAAATGGTGCGCCAATTATTCGAATTGGGTGTAATCCAATCCGGTTTTTGGCATCAGTTTGCCATGACAGCGCATAGTCCGGTAGGCTTGTTTCCGGAAGCATTCGGAGTAATTCCCGAGCTAAATGAAATTTCATTTGCCAATAACGATATTCAGTTTAAAGACAAAACAGGTATTAACCACGATAAGTTCAGTTTCGGATTGAAGAAGTCGTTGTTCAATTACATGCATGGCATTGGTTTCGAGTATGAGTTGCAGGATTGGTTTGATTTCAAAATCCCCAAAACAACCATTCCCGCTGACTTTATAATTACGTCATTAGAGAAAGAACAATTGTTGTCCACAAAACCTTCGGCCAAGATTATTTGGCTGGGCGGAAAACCAAAAACCGAAATATTTAGTAAATACAAGAAAGGGCATTCCTGGGAAATGATGCAATTAAGTTTTCACAGCAATACCGGAAAAATTGAAATCGCAGTAGAAAAAGAGAAAGGCGAGTGGTTGGCAGCAATTTTAGATACCCTATCGGTAACAAATCAAAAAGGCCAGACTTTTGCCCAACTTAAAGCCGATTTTGAAACGCAGTTTGATGATTTTGAATTGTTTTGGTATTCAAAGCCTATGGTCACTTTGCGCGATTTTGGTTTGCTGACTGTGTAG